In Haloarcula sp. H-GB4, a single genomic region encodes these proteins:
- a CDS encoding poly-gamma-glutamate biosynthesis protein PgsC/CapC, which yields MILSGLLVITGLTLGVTATQLWDLRLSGVIVVPLFALYTLYDVSSLPVLVVSVAAAYWCLTVVSERTLLYGRRLLYTAILFGAVIPCIAVAVLASFGYYTNSIEVYAIGSILPGVAAYNLHRLEFERLVDDIVATVAAYIGLLILGSALVSETTLALLGTDATLLFSPASDVAQLRNVAVAGGSFEMVHGPIVGLSVLFLGLLVSLFVETVWNVRLYGIIALPLLALFVVARPSVLLLYAAFLLATYAIIQFIHRRTLVYGRVLLSMAAVTAVLLSVPAEMLTALPGNYLLFTALIAGIGAYNIHRLSVTELRQSTRLSAAILGVFVLLVSALTAPPPVPGGVGTVALMAGIVLIPGGLTAARLEQQRRLDKRWRPVKRDAV from the coding sequence ATGATACTCTCCGGCCTACTCGTTATTACTGGGTTGACACTCGGCGTGACAGCCACGCAGTTGTGGGACCTCAGGCTGTCAGGGGTCATTGTCGTGCCCCTGTTTGCACTGTACACACTATATGACGTCTCATCCTTGCCAGTGCTGGTCGTCAGTGTCGCGGCTGCGTATTGGTGCCTTACCGTCGTTTCCGAGCGGACGCTGTTGTACGGTCGAAGACTACTATACACCGCAATCTTGTTCGGCGCGGTCATCCCGTGTATCGCCGTCGCCGTACTGGCATCGTTCGGCTATTACACCAACTCGATTGAGGTGTATGCGATCGGAAGCATTCTCCCGGGAGTCGCAGCGTATAACCTCCATCGACTTGAGTTTGAGCGACTAGTTGATGACATCGTCGCTACGGTCGCTGCGTACATTGGCCTGCTCATACTCGGTTCTGCACTGGTCTCAGAGACCACACTGGCACTGCTTGGGACGGACGCAACGCTCCTGTTTTCGCCAGCATCTGATGTCGCACAGCTCCGGAATGTCGCTGTTGCAGGCGGTAGTTTCGAGATGGTACATGGTCCAATAGTCGGCCTGAGCGTTCTGTTCTTGGGACTCCTGGTATCGTTGTTCGTGGAGACAGTCTGGAACGTCCGGCTGTACGGGATTATCGCGCTCCCGCTACTGGCGCTGTTTGTTGTCGCTAGGCCGTCCGTGTTGTTGCTCTACGCCGCCTTCCTGCTGGCGACGTATGCGATCATTCAGTTCATCCATCGGCGGACATTGGTGTATGGGCGGGTCCTCCTTTCAATGGCAGCCGTCACTGCTGTGTTGCTGTCCGTCCCTGCCGAGATGCTTACCGCGCTTCCGGGCAATTACCTCTTATTCACCGCGCTGATCGCCGGAATCGGTGCATACAATATCCACCGTCTCTCTGTGACTGAACTCCGCCAGTCGACCCGTCTTTCAGCAGCCATTTTGGGCGTATTTGTGCTGCTGGTGTCAGCACTGACGGCGCCCCCGCCAGTACCCGGTGGAGTCGGAACGGTTGCGCTGATGGCAGGTATAGTGCTCATCCCGGGCGGGCTAACAGCTGCCCGGCTTGAACAGCAACGACGACTCGATAAGCGATGGCGACCAGTCAAGCGGGACGCAGTATGA
- a CDS encoding secondary thiamine-phosphate synthase enzyme YjbQ: MNATRFTVKSDTHTDVIDITDRVRDVIPEDAEGTCTVFVRHTTAGITVNEAEPRLLGDLGDALGDLIPDSGWDHDELDGNADSHVRAMFVGPSETIPVRDGDLDMGTWQSVLFVDCDGPRERAVDVVVTD; this comes from the coding sequence ATGAACGCAACTCGGTTCACCGTCAAAAGCGACACGCACACAGACGTGATTGATATCACCGACCGGGTTCGGGACGTGATTCCTGAAGACGCCGAAGGGACCTGCACCGTGTTCGTCCGTCACACCACGGCGGGCATCACCGTTAACGAGGCCGAGCCGCGATTGCTGGGTGACCTTGGCGACGCACTTGGGGACCTTATCCCGGACAGCGGGTGGGACCACGACGAACTGGACGGCAACGCGGATTCACACGTCAGGGCAATGTTCGTCGGGCCAAGCGAGACGATTCCCGTCCGCGACGGGGACCTCGATATGGGGACGTGGCAGTCCGTGCTATTCGTTGACTGTGATGGGCCGCGCGAGCGAGCCGTCGACGTGGTCGTCACCGACTAA
- a CDS encoding PrkA family serine protein kinase, producing MTGEEYIDRADESLDAAYEAPMSLAEYVDTVLETPQVAAHASKYLLDAIEDAGTRMVIEEGEEKERYRFFDDPYNDGEHAILGNTEVLNAFIDDLRSIAAGRGKDEKIIWLEGPTATGKSELKRCLINGLREYSKTPEGRRYTVEWNVAGAGGNATSMTYGSAAIEDEDDWYESPVQAHPLTVFPEDVRTDLLAEVNERLDDHIPIRVDGQLDPFSREAYDFLEEQYRRQGETDLFSAVTQPSHLRVKNFVVDVGRGIGILHSEDEGTPKERLVGSWMHGMLRELDSRGRKNPQAFSYDGVLSQGNGLLTVVEDAAQHADLLQKLLNVPDESHVKLDKGIGMDVDTQLIIISNPDLEAQLNKHADREGQDPLKALKRRLDKHEFTYLTNLSLEAQLLRRELTNETRVWDPETWDELETWIQEPLTISVRDRVETATEKELAPHTVESAALYAVVSRLDSAEIPTGLDLVDKALLFDRGYLMEGDERVDIDDYDLETTADDGDHGIPVTYVRDIIADLLHEPQDRHHPDLPVEHVLMPRDVLNAVAEGLSDAPVFSTGEATEYEERVVTVKNYIFGQQEQDVLDAMMRDKRVDEATVEEYIEHVYAWESDDQIENERGELVDPDPLKMKVFEIEHLGRFDEKNYDGNEPDHAVEQFRTDKIITALNRHAWQRRDEEFRVGDVNPKEIPVINTVLGSYDWDDIQRTYEDFEPSQWDNPPSGTETARLKAKTLDNMVEMFDYTEASAELTSRHVMSQVSYRWD from the coding sequence ATGACTGGCGAGGAGTACATCGACCGCGCGGACGAGTCACTCGACGCCGCCTATGAGGCCCCGATGAGCCTCGCGGAGTACGTCGACACCGTCCTCGAAACGCCACAGGTCGCGGCCCACGCCTCAAAGTACCTCCTCGACGCCATCGAGGACGCTGGGACGCGGATGGTCATCGAGGAGGGCGAGGAGAAGGAGCGCTACCGCTTCTTCGACGACCCGTACAACGACGGCGAACACGCCATCCTCGGCAACACTGAAGTGCTGAACGCCTTCATCGACGACCTCCGCTCTATCGCGGCGGGCCGCGGCAAAGACGAGAAGATCATCTGGCTGGAGGGGCCGACAGCCACGGGGAAGTCCGAACTCAAACGCTGTCTCATCAACGGTCTGCGGGAGTACTCGAAGACCCCCGAGGGGCGGCGCTACACCGTCGAGTGGAACGTCGCCGGGGCCGGCGGCAACGCCACCAGCATGACCTACGGGAGCGCAGCCATCGAGGACGAGGACGACTGGTACGAGAGCCCCGTCCAGGCCCACCCGCTGACGGTATTCCCCGAGGACGTGCGGACGGACCTGCTCGCCGAGGTCAACGAGCGGCTCGACGACCACATCCCGATCCGTGTCGACGGGCAACTCGATCCGTTCTCCCGGGAGGCCTACGACTTCCTCGAAGAGCAGTACCGACGGCAGGGCGAGACGGACCTGTTCTCGGCGGTCACCCAGCCGTCCCACCTCCGGGTGAAGAACTTCGTCGTGGACGTGGGCCGGGGCATCGGCATCCTCCACTCCGAGGACGAGGGGACGCCCAAAGAGCGCCTCGTCGGCTCGTGGATGCACGGGATGCTCCGCGAACTCGATTCGCGGGGCCGGAAGAACCCACAGGCGTTCAGCTACGACGGCGTCCTCTCGCAGGGTAACGGCCTGCTGACTGTCGTCGAGGACGCGGCCCAGCACGCCGACCTGCTCCAGAAGCTGCTGAACGTCCCCGACGAATCCCACGTCAAACTCGACAAGGGCATCGGGATGGACGTGGACACGCAGCTCATCATCATCTCGAACCCGGACCTAGAGGCCCAACTGAACAAGCACGCCGACCGCGAGGGACAGGACCCACTGAAGGCACTGAAACGCCGGCTGGACAAACACGAATTCACGTATCTGACGAATCTCTCGCTGGAGGCCCAGCTTCTGCGCCGTGAACTGACAAACGAGACGCGGGTCTGGGACCCCGAGACCTGGGATGAACTGGAAACGTGGATTCAGGAGCCACTGACTATCTCGGTCCGGGACCGGGTCGAAACGGCGACCGAGAAGGAACTGGCCCCGCACACCGTCGAGTCCGCGGCGCTGTACGCTGTCGTTTCGCGGCTCGACAGTGCCGAAATCCCGACCGGGCTGGACCTCGTGGACAAGGCCCTGCTGTTCGACCGTGGCTACCTGATGGAGGGCGACGAGCGTGTCGACATCGACGACTATGATCTGGAGACCACCGCCGATGACGGCGACCACGGTATCCCGGTCACCTATGTCCGCGACATCATCGCCGACCTGCTGCACGAGCCACAGGACCGACACCATCCCGACCTCCCGGTCGAACACGTCCTGATGCCCAGGGACGTGCTCAACGCCGTCGCTGAAGGGCTTTCAGACGCGCCTGTGTTCTCGACCGGTGAGGCCACGGAGTACGAGGAACGTGTCGTGACTGTCAAGAACTACATCTTCGGCCAGCAGGAACAGGACGTGCTCGACGCAATGATGCGGGACAAGCGCGTCGACGAGGCGACCGTCGAGGAGTACATCGAGCACGTCTACGCCTGGGAATCGGACGACCAGATCGAAAACGAGCGGGGCGAACTCGTCGACCCGGACCCGCTGAAGATGAAGGTGTTCGAGATCGAGCACTTGGGCCGCTTCGACGAGAAGAACTACGACGGCAACGAGCCCGACCACGCCGTCGAGCAGTTCCGCACCGACAAGATCATTACGGCGCTGAACCGCCATGCGTGGCAGCGCCGCGACGAGGAGTTCCGCGTCGGCGACGTGAATCCCAAGGAGATTCCGGTCATCAACACCGTCCTCGGGAGCTACGACTGGGACGACATCCAGCGGACCTACGAGGATTTCGAGCCCAGCCAGTGGGACAACCCGCCGTCCGGAACCGAGACGGCCCGCCTCAAGGCGAAGACGCTAGATAACATGGTCGAGATGTTCGACTACACCGAGGCGTCGGCCGAGTTGACGAGCCGACACGTCATGAGTCAGGTGAGTTATAGATGGGACTAA
- a CDS encoding YeaH/YhbH family protein — protein sequence MGLKDDLERYRDVGEERRQDLSEFIQYGDLGQSRGDSVRIPIKIVDLPEFEYDQRDQGGVGQGEGAEEGDPVGQPQPQPGDDGDEDGEPGEEGGEHEYYEMDPEEFAEELDEQLGLDLEPKGKKVIEEKEGDFTDITRSGPSSTLDFERLFKKGLKRKLAMDFDEDYVREALKVDGWGPATVYEWTREQNMPVSKAWIDDAYEELPSEEKAVWDSIEEMEDNVEEVETSQRIRQEGVNQIPFRREDERYRYPEIVEEREKNVVVVNIRDVSGSMRQKKRELVERTFTPLDWYLTGKYDNAEFVYIAHDADAWEVDRNEFFGIRSGGGTRISSAYELAAEVLEEEYPWSEWNRYVFAAGDSENSSNDTEEKVIPLMEQIPANLHAYVETQPSGNAINATHAEEVERNFRDADNVAVAYVSSPEDVVDAIYDILSTEDQ from the coding sequence ATGGGACTAAAAGACGACCTCGAGCGGTATCGTGACGTGGGCGAGGAGCGCCGCCAGGACCTCTCCGAGTTCATCCAGTACGGCGATCTGGGCCAGTCTCGGGGCGATTCGGTACGCATCCCGATCAAGATCGTCGACCTTCCTGAGTTCGAGTACGACCAGCGCGACCAGGGTGGCGTCGGCCAGGGCGAAGGCGCCGAAGAGGGCGACCCAGTTGGCCAGCCACAGCCCCAGCCCGGCGACGACGGTGACGAGGACGGCGAACCCGGCGAGGAGGGCGGCGAGCACGAGTACTACGAGATGGACCCCGAGGAGTTCGCCGAGGAACTCGACGAACAACTGGGACTCGACCTCGAACCGAAGGGCAAGAAAGTCATCGAGGAGAAGGAGGGCGATTTTACGGACATCACCCGATCCGGTCCCTCCTCGACGCTTGACTTCGAGCGGCTGTTCAAGAAAGGGCTCAAGCGGAAGCTCGCGATGGACTTCGACGAGGACTACGTCCGCGAGGCGCTCAAAGTCGACGGCTGGGGGCCGGCCACCGTCTACGAGTGGACCCGCGAGCAGAATATGCCCGTCTCGAAGGCGTGGATCGACGACGCCTACGAGGAGCTGCCAAGCGAGGAGAAGGCCGTCTGGGACTCCATCGAAGAGATGGAGGACAACGTCGAGGAGGTCGAGACCTCCCAGCGCATCCGTCAGGAAGGGGTCAACCAGATCCCGTTCCGCCGCGAGGACGAGCGCTACCGCTACCCCGAAATCGTCGAGGAGCGCGAGAAGAACGTCGTCGTCGTGAACATCCGGGACGTCTCCGGGTCGATGCGCCAGAAGAAGCGGGAACTGGTCGAGCGGACGTTCACGCCGCTTGACTGGTATCTCACGGGCAAGTACGACAACGCCGAGTTCGTCTACATTGCCCACGACGCCGACGCCTGGGAAGTCGACCGCAACGAGTTCTTCGGCATCCGCTCGGGCGGGGGCACCCGCATCTCCAGTGCGTACGAACTCGCCGCCGAAGTGCTCGAAGAGGAGTACCCCTGGAGCGAGTGGAACCGCTACGTGTTCGCGGCGGGCGACAGCGAAAACTCCTCAAACGACACCGAGGAGAAGGTCATCCCGCTGATGGAACAGATCCCGGCGAACCTCCACGCCTACGTGGAGACCCAGCCGAGCGGAAACGCCATCAACGCCACCCACGCCGAAGAGGTCGAACGCAACTTCCGTGACGCCGACAACGTCGCGGTCGCGTACGTCTCCTCGCCGGAGGACGTGGTGGATGCCATCTACGACATACTCAGCACGGAGGACCAATGA
- a CDS encoding SpoVR family protein: protein MNNDRFAKQRVADDLDEPVEEAGNLARKLGLKPYPVNYWIVDYDEMNELIAYGGFQQRYPHWRWGMQYDRQQKQGQFLGGKAFEIVNNDDPAHAFLQESNTLADQKAVITHVEAHADFFANNEWFRMFTDGSSRTTTDASGEDRRRGPDAAGMLARHGDTIQEYMQDPDIERAEVERFIDHVLCLEDNIDQHVPYSPVETVPEEFEDIEGADVTDQLDDLELSEEVKRQVFDEEWLDAQRDDDENVTFPAEPDKDVLGFLRKHGMQYDADAERATEMADWQKELLELLRREAYYFAPQKMTKVMNEGWASYWESLMMTGEQFAGDDEFILYSDHMSKVLGSGGLNPYSLGLEIWEYVENTENRREVIERLLRVEGITWRNFDESVDYETVQDHLEPPEWLTNIPGQLDDLNPEDSRVDSEGLAAARDGDFDVEQYPWKVLTYEGLAHRHYSLVKPQYRGFVSRIGQEELERTARYMFDDSRYDSVEEALSDVDYTRGWERMREIRESHNDVTFLDEFLTQEFVDDNDYFTYEYTHASGDYRVTSTDHEDVKKKLMLQFTNFGKPTVVVEDGNYQNRNELLLAHQYNGVMLDIGQAKEVLKRTFELWGRPVNLLTIVKEFDDHDVEVAKRRDREPEPEEVGKRIRYDGDEVTVTDVDWAEVEHLTATDIDYNTKPDEWLA from the coding sequence ATGAACAACGATAGATTCGCGAAACAGCGCGTAGCCGATGACCTCGACGAACCCGTCGAAGAGGCTGGCAATCTAGCCAGAAAACTCGGCCTGAAACCGTATCCGGTGAACTACTGGATCGTCGACTACGACGAGATGAACGAACTCATCGCCTACGGCGGGTTCCAGCAGCGGTACCCGCACTGGCGCTGGGGGATGCAGTACGACCGCCAGCAGAAACAGGGCCAGTTCCTCGGTGGGAAGGCCTTCGAGATTGTCAACAACGACGACCCGGCCCACGCGTTCTTACAGGAGTCGAACACGCTGGCCGATCAAAAGGCCGTCATCACCCACGTCGAGGCCCACGCTGACTTCTTCGCCAACAACGAGTGGTTCCGCATGTTCACCGACGGTTCCTCCCGGACGACGACCGACGCCTCCGGCGAGGACCGTCGTCGCGGCCCCGACGCCGCGGGGATGCTCGCTCGACACGGCGACACCATTCAAGAGTACATGCAGGACCCCGACATCGAGCGGGCCGAGGTCGAGCGGTTCATCGACCACGTCCTCTGTCTGGAGGACAACATCGACCAGCACGTCCCCTACAGCCCCGTCGAGACGGTTCCCGAGGAGTTCGAGGACATCGAAGGGGCCGACGTGACCGACCAACTGGATGATCTTGAACTCTCTGAGGAGGTCAAACGGCAGGTGTTTGACGAGGAGTGGCTGGACGCCCAGCGCGATGACGACGAGAACGTCACGTTCCCCGCCGAACCTGATAAGGACGTCCTCGGGTTCCTCCGCAAACACGGCATGCAGTACGACGCAGACGCCGAGCGCGCCACCGAGATGGCGGACTGGCAGAAGGAGCTGCTGGAACTGCTTCGTCGGGAGGCCTACTACTTCGCTCCCCAGAAGATGACGAAGGTGATGAACGAAGGGTGGGCCTCCTACTGGGAATCCCTGATGATGACCGGCGAGCAGTTCGCCGGCGACGACGAGTTCATCCTCTACTCCGACCACATGTCGAAGGTGCTCGGATCGGGCGGGCTGAACCCCTACAGCCTTGGGCTGGAAATCTGGGAATACGTCGAGAACACGGAGAACCGCCGCGAGGTCATCGAGCGTCTGCTCCGGGTCGAGGGTATCACTTGGCGGAACTTCGACGAGAGCGTCGACTACGAAACCGTCCAAGACCACCTCGAACCCCCTGAGTGGCTCACCAACATTCCAGGCCAACTCGACGACCTCAACCCCGAGGACTCACGCGTCGATTCCGAGGGGCTGGCAGCGGCCCGTGACGGCGACTTCGACGTGGAACAGTACCCGTGGAAGGTCCTGACCTACGAGGGACTGGCCCACCGGCACTACTCCTTGGTCAAGCCCCAGTACCGCGGCTTCGTCTCCCGGATCGGGCAAGAGGAACTGGAGCGGACCGCTCGCTACATGTTCGATGACTCACGCTACGACAGCGTCGAGGAAGCGCTTTCGGACGTAGACTACACCCGCGGCTGGGAGCGGATGCGGGAGATACGGGAGAGCCACAACGACGTGACGTTCCTCGATGAGTTCCTCACCCAGGAGTTCGTCGACGACAACGACTACTTCACCTACGAGTACACCCACGCGTCGGGCGATTACCGGGTGACCTCGACGGACCACGAGGACGTCAAGAAGAAGCTGATGTTGCAGTTCACCAACTTCGGGAAACCCACCGTTGTCGTCGAGGACGGAAACTATCAGAACCGCAACGAACTGCTGCTCGCCCACCAGTACAACGGCGTGATGCTCGACATCGGGCAAGCCAAGGAAGTGCTCAAGCGCACCTTCGAACTCTGGGGCCGCCCGGTGAACCTCCTGACCATCGTCAAAGAGTTCGACGACCACGACGTGGAGGTCGCCAAACGGCGCGACCGCGAACCCGAACCCGAAGAAGTCGGCAAGCGGATTCGGTATGACGGCGACGAGGTGACCGTCACTGATGTGGACTGGGCCGAGGTCGAGCACCTCACCGCAACCGATATCGATTACAACACCAAGCCGGACGAATGGCTGGCTTGA
- a CDS encoding Mur ligase family protein: MNLRKYLQRLRNVASRGPSHKARLENIDEKIVVTGTRGKSGATRWLYEILYGRGRDAFAKITGNRPLVLHGGESHPIERGRRVTLYENEAQLRQYAPVETAIFENQAIGEYTTRTVHQRFTDPDVIFLTNIRSDHLDWLGDTPTQIARSFARTIPDGVTLVVGEQRPTLRAVLKRELEDTDVQIRWVLVPKPLRDVPGAETILGLNEVLEALGEQPLSDRQIEAYINEMQVRWTSLGDGRVYNAASVNDIDSTEIVRRALDDSEIDTIQPLIYLRPDRRARTASFVSYLDGLYSDDVFEVTHAVGPHAELFDKQASFPVATHDTSKSASAVLDAALSPGWPVFIMGNTVADFMRDLEAEIEARRADSSQEMPEKSTSVDEQRTIERTQ, from the coding sequence ATGAATCTCAGAAAATATCTCCAGCGGCTGCGCAACGTTGCAAGCCGAGGACCGTCGCACAAAGCCCGATTAGAGAATATAGACGAGAAGATCGTCGTAACCGGCACCCGTGGGAAGTCCGGCGCAACGCGCTGGCTCTACGAGATTCTGTACGGTCGCGGACGAGATGCGTTCGCGAAGATTACCGGGAATCGCCCACTCGTTTTGCATGGCGGGGAATCGCACCCGATTGAGCGAGGGCGTCGAGTCACGCTGTACGAAAACGAGGCCCAACTGCGCCAGTATGCACCAGTCGAAACAGCGATCTTCGAGAATCAGGCGATTGGTGAGTACACTACGCGAACGGTCCATCAGCGGTTTACCGACCCCGATGTCATCTTTCTCACCAATATCAGGAGCGATCACCTTGACTGGCTCGGGGATACCCCTACACAGATAGCCCGATCGTTCGCCAGAACGATTCCCGATGGGGTGACGCTCGTCGTCGGCGAACAGCGTCCGACCCTTCGCGCAGTGCTGAAACGAGAACTGGAGGATACTGACGTTCAGATCCGCTGGGTGCTGGTTCCGAAGCCACTGCGAGATGTACCGGGCGCAGAGACGATACTCGGGCTGAATGAAGTGCTTGAGGCACTTGGTGAACAGCCGCTCTCTGACCGACAAATAGAGGCCTATATCAATGAAATGCAGGTCAGATGGACATCACTGGGCGACGGCCGCGTATACAATGCTGCGTCAGTCAACGACATCGACAGTACCGAAATCGTCCGTCGGGCACTCGATGACAGCGAGATTGACACGATTCAGCCGCTGATATACTTGCGTCCAGACCGCCGTGCCAGAACAGCGTCGTTTGTGTCGTATCTGGACGGGTTGTATTCGGATGACGTGTTCGAGGTAACGCACGCCGTTGGGCCACACGCGGAACTGTTCGACAAGCAGGCGTCATTCCCGGTTGCGACGCACGATACATCGAAATCTGCGAGTGCTGTGTTAGATGCAGCGCTATCACCGGGCTGGCCGGTTTTCATCATGGGGAACACTGTCGCCGACTTCATGCGCGACCTCGAAGCCGAAATCGAGGCACGGAGGGCTGACAGTAGCCAGGAAATGCCGGAGAAGTCCACGTCAGTGGACGAGCAACGAACGATCGAACGCACGCAATAA
- a CDS encoding long-chain fatty acid--CoA ligase: protein MTAGNHAGWRQAEEEYTDEVIGDDTLGEMFAASAARNADTTAQLYKGGVYDRSLTDDVIPAAPDGDYAALSYERMHQLVKYLAAGFRDLGVGSDARVGILANTRMEWALSDFAILSAGGVVTTVYTDSSSKQVQYLLSDPEASAVVVENAEMLDRVLAIEDDLSLSFIVVMDDTDVDREDVYTLKTVYRRGEETFSETAYQSWLDERDPDDLASLIYTSGTTGQPKGVRLTHRNFRANVNQTRRRIGPRPDKSSDLPTVTPDTRSIAFLPLAHVFERLAGHFFMYASGAAVSYAESPDTLADDLQTVKPMTGLSVPRVYERIFDNMRTQASESPLKKRIFDWSMDVARDYARTDNPGPILTAKHSLADRLVYSTVKEQLGGNIEFMVSGGGSLSKTLCETFLGMGLTILEGYGLTETSPVLTVNPPEDIRPGTLGSPLHDVDVHIDTGVVDASEFDNVTGDVGELLVNGPNVTQGYWNAPDATTRAFTEIDGTQWFRTGDIVERTDDEFLIYHDRLKELLVLSTGKNVAPQPIEDQFATNDRVDQVMVVGDDQKFVGAILVPNFEELHRWAESEGVDLPDDPEALVDDERVHAWVQTAVDAVNEELERVERIKSFALVSREWTAENDLLTPSMKKKRRNIRSAYREKLAEIYGEQQVEAA from the coding sequence ATGACTGCGGGCAATCACGCTGGCTGGCGTCAGGCTGAGGAGGAGTACACTGACGAAGTCATCGGTGACGACACACTGGGTGAGATGTTCGCCGCAAGCGCAGCGCGGAACGCCGACACGACGGCCCAGTTGTACAAGGGTGGTGTCTATGATCGGTCACTGACTGACGATGTGATACCGGCGGCTCCTGACGGCGACTACGCCGCTCTCAGTTACGAGCGGATGCATCAGCTAGTCAAATACCTGGCCGCAGGGTTCCGGGACCTGGGTGTCGGCTCGGACGCTCGTGTTGGTATCTTGGCAAACACACGGATGGAGTGGGCGCTGAGTGACTTTGCCATTCTGTCTGCGGGTGGGGTGGTGACGACCGTGTACACGGATTCCTCGTCGAAGCAGGTGCAGTATCTGCTATCGGACCCAGAGGCGAGCGCCGTCGTCGTGGAGAACGCTGAGATGCTGGACCGTGTGCTGGCTATCGAGGACGACCTGTCACTCTCGTTCATCGTCGTCATGGACGACACTGATGTGGACCGAGAGGACGTGTACACGCTCAAAACGGTGTACAGGCGCGGCGAGGAGACGTTTAGCGAGACGGCATACCAGTCCTGGCTGGACGAACGTGACCCCGACGATCTGGCGAGTCTCATCTACACCTCCGGGACAACAGGCCAGCCGAAAGGGGTCCGGCTCACCCACCGTAACTTCCGGGCGAACGTCAATCAGACGCGCAGGCGAATCGGGCCACGACCGGATAAATCGTCGGACCTACCAACCGTTACCCCAGACACGCGTTCGATAGCGTTCCTTCCGCTGGCCCACGTATTCGAACGCCTCGCGGGCCACTTCTTCATGTACGCCTCCGGCGCGGCTGTGAGCTACGCCGAGAGTCCGGATACGCTGGCTGACGACCTCCAGACTGTCAAACCCATGACCGGATTAAGCGTTCCCAGAGTCTATGAGCGGATTTTCGACAATATGCGAACACAGGCCAGCGAATCCCCGCTGAAAAAGCGGATTTTCGACTGGTCAATGGACGTGGCCCGCGACTATGCCCGGACCGACAATCCGGGACCGATACTCACGGCAAAACACTCACTTGCGGACCGCCTCGTCTACAGCACCGTCAAAGAACAGCTCGGCGGGAACATCGAGTTCATGGTCAGTGGCGGCGGCAGCCTCTCAAAAACGCTCTGTGAGACGTTCCTCGGGATGGGGCTAACGATACTCGAAGGGTACGGCCTCACGGAGACATCGCCAGTCCTGACTGTGAACCCACCGGAGGACATCCGGCCCGGAACCCTGGGATCCCCACTGCATGACGTCGACGTTCACATCGATACCGGTGTCGTCGACGCCAGCGAGTTCGACAACGTCACTGGCGATGTGGGCGAACTGCTCGTCAATGGCCCGAACGTCACTCAGGGGTACTGGAACGCGCCCGATGCGACGACACGGGCCTTCACGGAAATCGACGGCACCCAGTGGTTCCGCACCGGCGATATCGTTGAACGAACCGACGACGAGTTCCTCATCTATCACGACCGCCTCAAGGAACTGCTGGTCCTCTCGACGGGCAAAAACGTCGCGCCACAGCCGATCGAAGACCAGTTCGCGACGAACGACCGGGTCGATCAGGTCATGGTTGTCGGCGACGACCAGAAGTTCGTCGGCGCGATACTCGTCCCGAACTTCGAGGAACTCCACCGGTGGGCCGAAAGCGAGGGTGTCGACCTTCCCGACGACCCCGAAGCACTGGTTGATGACGAACGCGTCCACGCGTGGGTCCAGACGGCCGTCGACGCGGTCAACGAGGAACTGGAACGTGTCGAGCGAATCAAGTCGTTTGCGCTCGTCTCCCGCGAGTGGACCGCCGAGAACGACTTGCTCACCCCGTCAATGAAAAAGAAACGCCGCAACATCCGCAGCGCGTACCGCGAGAAACTTGCCGAAATATACGGCGAGCAACAGGTTGAGGCGGCCTGA